In the genome of Rhopalosiphum padi isolate XX-2018 chromosome 1, ASM2088224v1, whole genome shotgun sequence, the window aaaGTGTACCTGTAAAGTGTGTTGTTATACAATGTAGTTACTGTTTTCAAAAGTCTGGAGACAAAACTTTTGTCATTACAGTCGCCATATGTTGCTGCCAATGCGGCatgttttttttccaattcattGCAATAAGCTTGGAGTTTGACATATTCATCTTTCAACAAAGAAAGATGTTGTTGCTGTTTATGTTTTTCGGAGTCTCCAGACGTTCCTTAATTATCAGCAACAGACAaaatagacaaaatataatttgaatccTTACagttcaatatatattatattaataaacagaaaccttaaaattaaattatattatttttataatttttaaaatacttaagaggtaaattacttaaaaattattttagtattgagCGAGACATGTATACACTAACCAGATAACCTACAAGTAGGCTTAAAAACAAAGACTGTGTAGAGAccttaattttaactaataatatttttttttaagtatcccTACCAAGACATTTTGTTCTATAGCATCTATTTATgtcaaaatatcataattattcacCATAAATTCACTAACTGTACTTTTCTAAAACaaaggttttttaaaaaaatttcacaaGTGAAACAAATatgcgttattattttatttttctaattaattatttataaatatttcttatatgaTTTAAAGAGGGGTAATAAGGTGGGATCAATAACGTTAAATAAGTAATGGGGACGctctttttttaaaagtaatcagAGTCCCCCTACTTTAGTTTGGCCAAGTCGAGCACTGAGTATAATCATCGTTGAAACTTGATGACACCTGGGCTCATAAGAAGTGGGAGATATTaagtaatgatattattattttacttaagacTAATATCGTAAACAGTTTGAAAATGAACTTTTCAAGgctttatttgattaaaaaaaataataacctaatttttaatgccatgataaaaatatagtgaCTACCAAACACGGATGTACCTAAGTAAGGAAGGCAgcctaaaataatatgcaaagaTTGCACTATTTCGTTGTTTTAGatttggaaataaataaaaataagaagttTCAACAGGTacttatttgaacattttttatgtatttacattatgATAAGTGcccaatataattaaaattatgtataaaaaatgaatttaaatggACAAGTGCCaagtcattatattttaaggagtaaaattcaaaatacaaacataaaaacatttatgttacacctaattgtaaattaaaatcaacggTGTGAAGCTTGTTTAATATAAGCAGAAACTCCCACTCATCACCAATATACGCATGCACGTCAAACGTAGATCAAATGAATGAAATCCAGACacgtattttgattaaattcgaCATTTCTAAGCAACAGGGTTATCAAAATAAGGTGGTAAAATTAAACAGGAAATGTGATGGATGGTAAGTGAATTGAATATCATTCGtagagcaaaattgaaaaatgtagtaACAAACTCGGCGAAACGAATACCACCGGAAACTAACCTTCTCTGAACAGTTCGGCGGCTGGCATTATCGACGATGTATTAAGAACGATTACATCGGTTTCGAAAAAACTTCGTTAACGCAATGGTAAGGTCCAAGGCGAACTCCTGGGCCCAATTCCGATCTACTGGACGATACACTGCAAAAGTGCAAAGTGTAAACGCCGATCGGCTATCAGCACTCACCAGCTATTCACTATTCAGCATTGAACTATTGCTTATTGAAGCTAAACAGCGAACATATAGATATACAATGTTGTATCAATGGGTTTGCATTAAGTAAGTAAAAAAATCACCGATTGATAACGCATTATATACCAGTGGTTAGTATAAAAACGTAACCACCGGTGGAGGCTGATAATATGACGTGCGTGCACCGACGAGTCGTGGTTATCATTGTACAACTGTGTTTCCATCACGATCATAGGACATCCAACCCAATCATAGACAATAGCCAATAACCAGAGAATagattaactaataatttattattcttggtttcataataattacttttctaAGAACGAGCTTAGTCTGTTTGATGATACCAAAATccataacattttgaaaattagtaTCAGTGTAGGTGAAAACTATCACTGACATAAAATTCGTCGACAAAAATGAAACCAGAAGTACACATCATAATCTAAAATCTTAGAACTGACCTTATAAGATCTAAAACTACAATATAAGCAAGCCTGCGAGAGGAACACATCTCATTCACGAAGGGAAAACTTTCGACGGCAATAATTGGACAATACTACTTGGGCATTACCGTCCAGTAAAATACCAATGTGTAAAAAAGCAGGTTCTAATTTTCTCAACATCAATGGTAATATATTAACCAAGTTATACACTAATCAAGAATCTATTggattgtataaattaatgtttactcAACTCGAGGCTTCAAATTAAATCACAACCCCCAACACCAAATTATCTTCAGTTTTGTAAACGCTTACAAGCTATccaatatatactttttaataaagaagtttatcaattataagttataaccataatattatattgtcaggcatcacaaaatataaaactcttatattacaaatatatagatACCAAGTAGTACTGTACAAAATTGACTTAATTTTAGAAAGCTTAAGACTATGTACATTTATACTACATATAATGAACTCATTGATTCTCATTTAGAACCATAAAGAATTTATTCTTAGGAttggaaaattaaattagtaactGATACAAGGTTTgactttttaggtttttattataattgtcaaataataaaattgtacaattattttgcAGCTGCAGTAGCCTTTTCTTCTTCTCGAATCCTGTCCTTCTTTAATGGACCCATGAAAGCTGCCTTGTCGGCAACAGTCTGGAAACGTCCATGACCGAATTTGGATGAGGTATCGATGAATTTCAAGTTGATACTTTCCAAAGCAGCACGTTTTGTGTGTACCAACAAagactataaaaaaaagaataaaattagatttaaacatGAAAAACCAATTTAGAATGCATTAATATTAAGTGTCTTAAgaaacaattttacaaattatgacCTCAGTCCTATCAATGCGTTAAACATACAATCATTGAATAATTCATGAAAAATGGCTCTGGGTTGTTATGCATCATTGGTCATACTTTGAAAATCATTATCATTaagaaattacaatttaaataagacCTCGGTCCTATCaatgcgataaaaaaaatacacgtggAGTTCATCAAAAAAATGGCTCTAAAAAATATACTCGTCATTGGTCATGGTAACATATACATaaacagtaaaaacaaaatgaatagATGTCGGTGAATAGAATGACGTTTATGTAGTATTAACAGTTGTTAATTGGAAtgatttagaataattaaaaaattctttggAAAAATCAATACACAAAAACCTTACTATTAAACATAATCATTTTCACACaaacatacaaaatacaatcataaacaatcctattaattatcattgaatagtaataatattatgaataaaaaactaatatttaagaaaaatatcatTCTTAATATGTGCAATTTAaacatagtttaatttttaaatacgcaTTCCGAAGTCTGCAGCACATGAGagtctactaaaaatattttaaagcttGTCGTGAAAAAACCTCAGATAATTGGGATAAAGCATTTAGTTCACAGACATTCATAGGATTGGCTCTGGTTTTTCATCATAGGTTTTTTCACAagtccaaaattatttttgaaaaaaaacttactttaCGAAGAGTAATGACTCGCTTCTTAGGACCAACACAACATCCCTTGATCATGAGGAAATCATTGTTAACTTCACCATAATGTGGGAAACCTCCCATGGGAGTAATTGTCTTCTCAGTCAAATCATACTCAGTTGAtgcattgtttttaataacctataaaacaaataaggtatttaattaattacaattttaaaacactccataatagtaatattaataattcctaATGTGTATAGCATGGTCTACTAGTAAGTCATAGTCCGATGGACTCGTAAAAGTTACGGAATAATGCTAATCTTTAACTCACATCTAAACACTAGaggattaaattaatttaaagaccCTTAttctatcaaaataattaaatctactccatcattttaaagttaagtCTTGTTAAGTCAGTAGGAAGGCAGCATGGTGGTAtcttcataaaaaatatcaagaatGCAAACATCATGTGTAATCATCATTCAATACAAGAcgacaatttataaaaacaaaatgtgctAGGCATGGTCTACTAGTAAGTCACTGCCCGATGGACTCTTACACGTTTTGGAATAATGCCAACCATTAACACCAATCTAAACACAAGGTTTAGcggattaattttatgtttgatgTGATAGCCTATACACCTCGATTATATTCAAGATCCTTATTCTATCTAAATAGTTTAACTATTTCATCAGTGTTGGATAAGTAAAATTCTTAAGTCTTGGTTTGTCAGTAGGAAGGCAGCATGGTGGTATCTTCATAAAATTTCAAGAATGCAAACATCATGTATTATCATCATTCAACCCAAGACaattaaaatacgtaaataaaatGTGCCAGGCATGGTCTACTAGCAAGTCACTGCCCGATGGGCTCTTGCACGTTACGGAATAATGCCCAACTTCAGCTTCAAATCCAAACTCGAAAGTTTGGAGAGCTAAATTACTTTATGATGTATACGGTATATACGTTGCAATTCAAACAACACTTTCACCGTTCGATTACCAAAGATAATCCATCAATAAGATGACTtactaaacaaaaatagtaCAAACATGCAAATTACCTTTCCATCCTTAGTATGAATTCCAAGACCAATACGGTATATCTTCTTATTGATTTCAGTTCGATGATGGTAACCTTTTTGACCAGCACGAGCAACAGTGAACTGGACACGACTGGGATGCCATGCTCCAATACAAGCAACCTTACGAAGACCTTTATGGGTCTTGCGTGGCAATTTCTTTGTATGCCAACGAGATGTAACACCTTAATGATACATCATACATGAATTTCAATAAAAgaacaaaatgtaaataaaaaaaacactataccTTTGTATCCACGACCCTTAGTTACACCAATACAATCAATCATCTCATCTGGAGCGAAAACATGAGAAACAGGTACTGGCTTCTCAAAATGTTCTTTAGCCCATTGCACTTTTTCAGCAACTGTACCTCCATTAACTTGGATTTCCATAATGTGAGCTTTCTTTTGACGTTTCTTCAACAATTTCATCTATACAtgcaaatataaaacattaaattaagaaaaaatgatgaaaaatgGTTACATATAAAACAGTTATTTATAAGTAGTAACCTCAGA includes:
- the LOC132931843 gene encoding large ribosomal subunit protein uL3, with translation MSHRKFSAPRHGSMGFYPKKRARRHRGRVKSFPKDDPSKPIHLTAFIAYKAGMTHVVREADRPGSKLNKKEIVEPVTILEAPPMIIVGVVGYVETPYGLKPLKTVFAEHLSEDCRRRFYKNWYKSKKKAFVKYSRKWQDENGKRQIAKDLGKIAKYSKVIRVVAHTQMKLLKKRQKKAHIMEIQVNGGTVAEKVQWAKEHFEKPVPVSHVFAPDEMIDCIGVTKGRGYKGVTSRWHTKKLPRKTHKGLRKVACIGAWHPSRVQFTVARAGQKGYHHRTEINKKIYRIGLGIHTKDGKVIKNNASTEYDLTEKTITPMGGFPHYGEVNNDFLMIKGCCVGPKKRVITLRKSLLVHTKRAALESINLKFIDTSSKFGHGRFQTVADKAAFMGPLKKDRIREEEKATAAAK